From a single Sinomonas atrocyanea genomic region:
- a CDS encoding O-antigen ligase family protein has product MTMATPSARRRLDATSVLTVFLLLCAVPTSLTFTAIGALGRPIVLAALAMFAWWLGHSLQRPFGTQTAVQPVRWLLAAFACTVAASYASAMLRGLPGTEVSPADTALLRVAAWCGIFLVAHDGLRTWESLYTVLRRVVLTGTLMALLGLGQFLTKNSLLGWFSVPGMSGDGTGIDQRGGFVRAAGTASHPLEYGIVLCVTLPLAVAFAMGDRQRGAIRRWLPVAVIGAAAVLSVSRSALIAVAVAGIVLAASWTPRQRLYAGLGGVVMMAAVYIAVPGMAGTLLGMFTGASQDPSIASRVNGADVAFAMAGRLPFFGRGFGTLLPTYVYLDNQYLGIIVELGVVGLGVVLALFATGIVLSWRGRRRTDLPLQSHLGAGLAAGISSAAVAFTFFDALSFPLSAAFMFLMLGLAGAYWRLSAGPSAQPATATSAAPAATDLRRT; this is encoded by the coding sequence ATGACGATGGCGACCCCCTCCGCGCGGCGCCGCCTGGACGCCACGAGTGTGCTGACGGTGTTCCTCCTGCTCTGCGCTGTGCCCACGTCTCTGACCTTCACCGCCATCGGAGCGCTGGGCCGGCCGATCGTGCTGGCCGCGCTGGCGATGTTCGCGTGGTGGCTCGGGCACTCGCTCCAGCGGCCCTTCGGCACCCAGACGGCCGTCCAGCCCGTACGCTGGCTCCTCGCCGCCTTCGCCTGCACCGTGGCGGCAAGCTATGCGTCGGCGATGCTCCGCGGGCTTCCCGGAACGGAGGTGAGCCCGGCCGACACTGCACTGCTGCGCGTCGCGGCCTGGTGCGGGATCTTCCTGGTGGCCCATGATGGCCTGCGGACCTGGGAGAGCCTGTACACGGTGCTGCGCCGCGTGGTCCTCACGGGAACGCTCATGGCACTCTTGGGCCTCGGACAGTTCCTGACCAAGAACTCGCTCCTGGGCTGGTTCTCAGTTCCCGGCATGAGCGGGGACGGCACCGGCATTGACCAACGCGGAGGATTTGTCCGGGCTGCGGGCACGGCGTCCCATCCGCTCGAGTACGGGATCGTGCTGTGCGTGACACTCCCGCTCGCGGTCGCCTTCGCCATGGGCGACCGCCAACGAGGGGCCATCAGGCGATGGCTGCCTGTGGCGGTCATCGGAGCGGCCGCCGTTCTGTCCGTGTCGCGGTCGGCGCTGATCGCCGTCGCCGTTGCGGGAATCGTCCTCGCCGCCTCGTGGACCCCTCGGCAGCGGCTGTACGCGGGGCTCGGCGGCGTCGTCATGATGGCCGCGGTCTACATCGCCGTACCCGGCATGGCGGGCACGCTGCTCGGCATGTTCACCGGCGCCTCCCAGGACCCGAGCATCGCCTCGCGGGTCAACGGGGCCGACGTTGCCTTCGCCATGGCCGGGCGGCTGCCCTTCTTCGGCCGTGGCTTCGGCACGCTGCTGCCCACCTACGTGTACCTGGACAACCAGTACTTGGGGATCATCGTCGAGCTCGGCGTGGTGGGGCTCGGCGTCGTCCTCGCCCTCTTCGCGACGGGGATCGTGCTCAGCTGGCGCGGGCGCCGGCGGACGGACCTGCCGCTCCAGTCGCATCTGGGGGCAGGCCTCGCCGCGGGGATCTCCTCGGCCGCGGTCGCCTTCACCTTCTTCGATGCCCTCTCCTTTCCTCTGTCGGCGGCGTTCATGTTCCTCATGCTCGGTCTGGCCGGCGCCTACTGGCGGCTCTCGGCGGGACCGTCCGCACAGCCTGCGACAGCCACCTCGGCGGCACCTGCCGCCACCGACCTGAGGAGGACCTGA